The following proteins are co-located in the Syngnathus scovelli strain Florida chromosome 5, RoL_Ssco_1.2, whole genome shotgun sequence genome:
- the mvb12a gene encoding multivesicular body subunit 12A has translation MMGTTDYGVVRPLTAVAWTSNTSTCPKDFTLINITEDGANANFTRSFAIRSGYYLCYSKATSGGMVVSDIQVITDKDAIPHGFCFIAEHLEPKATVSKKKRICVRVVPVGSVDTAVLDIKLTAKSKMMLQHYTCVGDIHGYVLWCRKGHFTSTTPQAKPRNVTLGLRRLSLELPPTPQPLRVSNSPQVPHGKISYRRHSLHVNESLDKPADSSIQGITALDGVPFSLNPKFNIQPNATTPQLNNIRIKSLQDIENEYNYTFTVEELAAKRARPLVSTSSAAQ, from the exons ATGGGCACCACAGATTATGGGGTAGTTCGGCCACTGACAGCAGTGGCGTGGACATCCAACACTTCCACCTGCCCTAAAGATTTCACCTTG ATCAACATCACTGAAGATGGAGCTAACGCAAACTTCACCCGCAGCTTCGCCATAAGGTCGGGTTATTACCTTTGCTACAGTAAG GCCACCTCGGGTGGGATGGTTGTGTCAGACATTCAGGTCATTACTGACAAGGACGCCATTCCTCATGGCTTCTGCTTCATTGCAGAGCACTTGGAACCAA AGGCCACCGTTTCGAAGAAAAAACGCATTTGTGTGCGTGTCGTCCCCGTCGGTAGTGTGGACACAGCTGTCTTGGACATCAAACTGACAGCCAAAAGCAAAATGATGTTACAACACTACACATGTGTTGG AGACATCCACGGCTACGTGTTGTGGTGTCGAAAGGGTCATTTTACCAGCACCACGCCCCAAGCCAAGCCTCGTAATGTCACTCTGGGCCTTCGTAGACTCTCTCTGGAGCTTCCTCCTACTCCACAGCCTCTAAGAGTCAG CAATTCTCCTCAAGTGCCTCACGGTAAAATCAGCTACAGACGCCATTCCCTCCATGTCAATGAATCCCTGGACAAACCGGCTGACAGCAGCATCCAAGGAATCACAG CGCTAGATGGAGTGCCTTTCAGCCTTAACCCAAAGTTTAATATCCAACCAAACGCTACG ACTCCTCAGCTCAACAACATTCGTATAAAATCGCTCCAAGATATAGAAAATGAG TATAACTACACGTTTACAGTGGAGGAGTTGGCTGCCAAGAGGGCCAGACCGCTAGTGTCGACATCCTCAGCAGCTCAGTGA
- the LOC125969251 gene encoding transcription factor AP-4, translating to MEYFMMPTEKIPTLQQFKKTEKDVIGGLCSLANIPFSPETAQDQERRIRREIANSNERRRMQSINAGFQSLKSLLPHTDGEKLSKAAILQQTADYIFTLEQEKTQLLSQNNQLKRFIQEFSGSSPKRRRAEEKDEGIGSPDTLDEEKVEELRREMLELRQQLDRERSARMQLEEQVRALDTQGHPDCLKVITQQVEEEHAQLQSQTLLRLQQVQAADRPPHSPKVVAPPTPIASTHHPTVIVPAPTLTQQPHHHVTVVTMSSSLHNSTVSTSRQNLDTIVQAIHHIERTQERRASAEEEQRRAVIVSPAHVAMDTACSDTDTDTEGEDCSMN from the exons atgGAATATTTCATGATGCCGACAGAGAAGATACCGACCCTGCAGCAATTCAAGAAGACTGAGAAGGATGTTATCGGGGGACTATGCAG TCTGGCCAACATCCCCTTCAGTCCAGAGACGGCCCAGGACCAAGAGAGGCGAATCCGACGTGAAATCGCCAACAGCAATGAGCGGCGACGCATGCAAAGCATCAATGCGGGCTTCCAGTCCCTTAAAAGTCTCTTGCCTCACACAGATGGAGAGAAACTCAGCAAG GCGGCCATCTTGCAACAGACAGCAGACTACATCTTCACCTTGGAGCAGGAAAAGACGCAGCTCTTGTCACAGAACAACCAGCTCAAACGCTTCATACAG GAATTCAGTGGTTCCTCGCCCAAACGGAGGCGAGCGGAGGAGAAGGATGAAGGCATCGGCTCTCCTGATACTCTAGATGAAGAGAAGGTGGAAGAGCTGAGGCGGGAAATGCTGGAGCTGCGCCAACAGCTGGACCGAGAACGCTCCGCCCGTATGCAGCTGGAGGAGCAG GTGCGCGCTCTGGACACCCAAGGGCACCCGGATTGCCTCAAGGTGATCACCCAACAGGTGGAGGAGGAGCACGCGCAGCTCCAGAGCCAGACGCTGTTACGACTGCAACAAGTTCAAGCTGCAGACAGACCCCCTCACAGTCCAAAG GTGGTGGCCCCTCCCACTCCCATCGCCTCAACCCACCACCCGACAGTCATTGTGCCGGCGCCGACACTAACCCAGCAACCCCATCACCATGTCACCGTGGTGACCATGAGCTCATCTCTCCACAACAGCACCGTGTCTACGTCGAGACAAAACCTGGATACCATTGTGCAG GCCATCCACCACATCGAGCGCACTCAGGAGAGGCGAGCGAGCGCAGAGGAAGAGCAGAGACGAGCGGTCATAGTCAGCCCCGCCCATGTCGCCATGGACACCGCCTGTTCAGACACAGACACGGACACAGAGGGAGAGGACTGCTCAATGAACTGA